One region of Deinococcus koreensis genomic DNA includes:
- a CDS encoding NPCBM/NEW2 domain-containing protein, translating to MNLTNRHHRSAPARTLFACTLALALAACSTSTPPTPGGNADAGGTPGLGMPTAADITTDFPLKELALAIATGDNALTGKIWSSAVNGYGPVEINKSNGEAGTSDGRVITLNTKTYSRGYGVHAGSQMTFAVGGKCRYLTSDIGLDDEVGSRGSVVFQVFGDGVKLYDSGIMTGATATKTIKIDIAGRKDLRLAVTDAGDNNGYDHADWANPYLLGCETTAPPVTSGVVPAPTGTYTFLANESKSFTVSGTQTVRYGGGASWIAKSVTNAGECTNGFFGADPLVGVAKVCELLVTPPAPAPAPAPAPAPAPAPAPAPAPAPAPAPAPAPAPAPAPVVSTSPYAAPLTITKGGTYTGAWESLDPAVAAVKIMTSEPVIIENCLLRSKGTLILAPWSRANLTVRGCKGIGLNPNDTTRIPGRFVHAEGFESMVIERNTFEGTSGIYLNKWVGDATLPTTITVRQNLGRNIEGRFSDGNDGFQSTFYRVQFTQLNGMSNIPRVEIAWNRVENVARKSHVEDVINIYGSTGTPASPIRVSNNLIAGAYAGIPNSSYSGGGIMLGDGGGAYQEASNNTVLETSNYGIAAASGNYINIKNNLVLGTGKLADGTILDADPDAGIYLRDYSNDPAHIISSVVASGNLVGWGRPKPTNANSRWDYSISSTGGVGLSNTNVQKANAAVDPALLTNAVAAWETSVATNGLEIGAR from the coding sequence ATGAATCTGACCAACCGGCACCACCGCTCAGCCCCCGCCCGCACCCTGTTCGCCTGCACCCTGGCTCTCGCCCTGGCCGCCTGTTCAACGTCGACTCCCCCAACCCCCGGCGGAAATGCGGATGCTGGCGGTACGCCTGGCCTGGGCATGCCCACGGCGGCGGACATCACGACCGACTTTCCACTGAAGGAGCTGGCCCTGGCGATCGCCACCGGCGATAACGCGCTGACCGGCAAAATCTGGTCGTCTGCAGTCAATGGGTACGGCCCCGTGGAGATCAACAAGAGCAACGGCGAGGCGGGCACCAGTGACGGCCGCGTGATCACCCTGAATACCAAGACCTACAGCCGCGGCTACGGGGTTCATGCCGGCTCGCAGATGACGTTTGCTGTGGGCGGTAAATGCCGTTACCTGACTTCCGATATTGGGCTGGACGACGAAGTCGGTTCACGCGGCAGCGTGGTGTTCCAGGTTTTCGGAGACGGAGTCAAGCTGTACGACAGCGGCATCATGACCGGAGCCACGGCCACCAAAACGATCAAGATCGATATTGCGGGTCGCAAAGACCTGCGTCTGGCCGTCACCGACGCCGGAGACAACAATGGGTACGACCACGCCGACTGGGCGAACCCCTACCTGCTGGGGTGTGAAACGACCGCCCCGCCCGTGACCTCAGGGGTCGTGCCGGCTCCCACAGGGACGTACACTTTCCTGGCGAACGAGTCCAAGTCCTTTACTGTGTCGGGAACGCAGACCGTGCGCTACGGCGGTGGCGCCAGCTGGATCGCCAAGTCTGTCACGAACGCTGGCGAGTGCACGAACGGTTTTTTCGGTGCTGATCCCCTGGTCGGCGTCGCCAAGGTGTGCGAACTGCTTGTTACTCCTCCTGCCCCTGCCCCTGCCCCTGCCCCTGCCCCTGCCCCTGCCCCTGCCCCTGCCCCTGCCCCTGCCCCTGCCCCTGCCCCTGCCCCTGCCCCTGCCCCTGCCCCTGCCCCTGCTCCTGTGGTCAGCACCTCACCGTACGCTGCTCCTCTGACGATCACCAAGGGTGGGACGTACACCGGCGCCTGGGAGAGCCTCGATCCAGCAGTCGCAGCGGTCAAGATCATGACCTCCGAGCCGGTCATCATCGAAAACTGCCTGCTGCGGAGTAAGGGAACCCTGATCCTGGCTCCGTGGAGCCGCGCCAATCTGACCGTGCGTGGCTGTAAGGGCATCGGGCTGAACCCGAACGATACGACCCGGATCCCCGGACGCTTCGTTCATGCAGAGGGTTTCGAGTCCATGGTGATTGAGCGCAATACCTTCGAGGGCACCAGCGGGATCTACCTGAACAAGTGGGTCGGTGACGCTACCCTTCCGACGACGATCACCGTACGCCAAAACCTGGGCAGAAACATCGAAGGGCGTTTTAGCGACGGGAACGACGGCTTCCAGTCCACCTTCTACCGCGTGCAGTTCACTCAGCTCAACGGCATGAGCAACATCCCCCGCGTCGAAATCGCCTGGAACCGGGTCGAGAACGTGGCGCGTAAGAGTCACGTGGAAGATGTGATCAATATCTACGGCTCGACCGGCACTCCTGCCAGCCCGATCCGGGTTTCCAACAACCTGATTGCTGGGGCGTACGCAGGAATCCCCAACAGCAGTTACTCCGGTGGCGGCATCATGTTGGGTGACGGTGGAGGCGCTTACCAGGAAGCTTCGAACAACACCGTACTGGAAACCAGCAACTACGGTATCGCCGCGGCCAGTGGCAACTACATCAACATCAAGAACAATCTGGTGCTGGGAACGGGCAAACTCGCAGACGGCACCATTCTGGACGCCGACCCCGACGCCGGTATCTACCTGAGGGACTACTCGAACGACCCGGCCCATATCATCTCCAGCGTCGTGGCTTCAGGCAACCTTGTCGGCTGGGGACGCCCCAAGCCCACGAATGCCAACTCCCGCTGGGACTACTCGATCAGCTCGACGGGCGGCGTCGGCCTCTCGAACACGAATGTCCAGAAGGCCAATGCGGCTGTTGATCCCGCCCTGCTGACCAACGCCGTAGCAGCCTGGGAAACCAGCGTGGCGACGAACGGCCTGGAAATTGGAGCCCGTTGA
- a CDS encoding glycosyltransferase — protein sequence MKVVMAHTFYKQKGGEDESYRAESRLLEDHGHRVERFERHNRDLDGVAPARMAQMTIWNQACARELAEVVARERADVVHFQNTFPVISPAAYSAARRAGAAVVQSLRNYRHSCVNGLLFRNGQICEACTGKSLAWPGVRHRCYRQSTVASAVVASMQSAHKLIGTYDHQVDLYIAVSEFVRRKYIEFGLPPEKIVVKPNFVYPDPGPRFDKRPYAVYAGRLSEEKGVARLVETWLREAPGLELCVVGEGPQRARLEALAGGGPQIRFLGARPLQETYDLIGEASFVVVPSEWYEPFGRTAVEGLAKGTPVICADIGGLSEIIQDGVTGFKFRAGDSRSLAHVLHQAAARWDDGELRRRARREFERRYSASANLDILMRAYRTAWERRQGS from the coding sequence GTGAAGGTGGTCATGGCCCACACCTTCTACAAGCAGAAAGGCGGCGAGGACGAGAGCTACCGCGCCGAGTCCCGGCTGCTGGAAGACCACGGCCACCGGGTCGAGCGGTTCGAGCGGCACAACCGGGATCTGGACGGCGTGGCCCCGGCCCGCATGGCCCAGATGACCATCTGGAATCAGGCGTGCGCCCGGGAGCTGGCCGAGGTCGTGGCGCGTGAACGCGCGGACGTGGTGCATTTCCAGAACACCTTCCCGGTGATCTCGCCGGCCGCCTATTCGGCGGCGCGCCGGGCAGGGGCAGCCGTGGTTCAGTCGCTGAGGAATTACCGCCACTCCTGTGTCAACGGCCTGCTCTTCCGAAATGGCCAGATCTGCGAGGCCTGCACCGGGAAGTCCCTGGCGTGGCCGGGCGTGCGCCACCGCTGCTACCGCCAGAGCACGGTCGCGTCCGCCGTGGTGGCGTCCATGCAGTCGGCGCACAAACTGATCGGCACCTACGACCACCAGGTCGACCTGTACATCGCGGTGTCGGAGTTCGTCCGGAGAAAATACATCGAGTTCGGCCTCCCACCTGAAAAGATCGTGGTCAAGCCCAATTTCGTGTATCCCGATCCCGGCCCCCGCTTCGACAAACGGCCCTACGCCGTCTATGCGGGGCGCCTGAGCGAGGAGAAGGGGGTGGCGCGGCTGGTGGAGACCTGGCTGCGCGAGGCCCCGGGACTGGAGCTGTGCGTGGTCGGTGAGGGGCCGCAGCGCGCCCGGCTCGAAGCGCTGGCGGGCGGCGGGCCGCAGATCCGCTTCCTGGGGGCCCGCCCGCTGCAGGAGACCTACGACCTGATCGGCGAGGCCTCGTTCGTGGTGGTGCCCTCCGAGTGGTACGAACCCTTCGGACGCACGGCGGTGGAGGGGCTGGCCAAGGGCACCCCGGTCATCTGCGCGGACATCGGCGGCCTCTCGGAGATCATCCAGGACGGGGTGACCGGCTTCAAGTTCAGGGCCGGGGACAGCCGCTCGTTGGCTCACGTCCTGCACCAGGCCGCCGCGCGGTGGGACGACGGGGAGCTGCGCCGCCGCGCCCGCCGCGAATTCGAGAGGCGGTATTCCGCTTCGGCCAATCTGGACATCCTGATGCGCGCCTACCGGACGGCCTGGGAGCGTCGGCAGGGTTCCTGA
- a CDS encoding glycosyltransferase family 2 protein, producing the protein MSTVKSVEVVMATYNGENFLRKQLDSLLSQTISEFKLLINDDHSQDSTPEILEEYRTKFDSIEIYSVKCGSARNNFAFLMTKCTGDYVFFADQDDIWLPDKLKRLLDTMYEAEKSYGSDCPILLHSDACLINDSDGLIDPSMWKYQYIVPESGEQFGRILTQNIVTGCTMLANKTLIKMANPMPEKALIHDWWLAIVACAFGKLIPIHEPTIMYRQHTSNQLGAVKFNRRLILQKVRREREQMARRKLDAARQARAFSEVYKGTNQSEKALIFSKMPMMQYPQRILTIFRHGFYKIGLARNLGWIFLRET; encoded by the coding sequence GTGTCTACAGTAAAGAGTGTCGAAGTAGTGATGGCCACGTATAATGGTGAAAATTTTCTGCGAAAGCAGTTGGATAGTCTGTTGTCGCAGACTATCAGTGAGTTTAAGTTACTAATTAATGACGATCATTCTCAAGATAGTACACCTGAAATTCTCGAAGAATATCGCACGAAGTTTGATAGTATTGAGATATACAGTGTAAAATGTGGAAGTGCCAGAAACAATTTCGCTTTCCTTATGACGAAGTGCACGGGCGATTATGTATTTTTCGCCGATCAGGACGATATCTGGCTGCCTGATAAACTCAAAAGACTGCTCGATACTATGTATGAGGCTGAAAAGTCTTATGGCTCTGATTGCCCAATTCTTCTCCACTCGGATGCCTGCCTGATCAATGATTCTGACGGGTTGATTGATCCATCCATGTGGAAATATCAGTACATTGTCCCTGAGTCTGGCGAGCAGTTCGGGAGAATACTCACCCAGAATATTGTGACAGGCTGCACAATGCTTGCCAACAAAACCCTTATTAAAATGGCGAACCCAATGCCTGAAAAAGCCCTCATTCATGATTGGTGGCTGGCTATTGTGGCATGCGCTTTTGGCAAATTAATACCCATCCACGAACCGACTATAATGTATCGTCAGCATACATCTAACCAACTGGGAGCTGTCAAATTCAATAGGCGTCTTATTCTGCAAAAAGTAAGGCGCGAGAGAGAGCAGATGGCTCGTCGTAAATTAGATGCAGCCCGACAAGCACGGGCATTCAGTGAGGTTTACAAGGGGACGAATCAGTCCGAGAAGGCCTTAATTTTTTCTAAGATGCCTATGATGCAATACCCGCAACGGATATTAACCATCTTCAGACACGGATTTTACAAAATTGGCCTGGCTAGAAATTTAGGCTGGATCTTTCTACGGGAAACCTAA
- a CDS encoding malectin domain-containing carbohydrate-binding protein translates to MQSTGRILRNSAMATVTALSLLACDRSSVPAAVTKITVTPPTVTLLPNGTQKLEAKVEGAGSFDQSVVWSTNDPQTATVTPDGIVKALKVGAATITAKSVSDPSKTDSSKISVVVGATVSKIEVTPTTAAINVGKTQLFTAKVTGTGEFGGVAWKSSNPGIASVAEDGTVTGVAAGQATITATSTLDSTKSDSSQVTVSPVVVAQPNIVLTNLDGGPFQNWLSFSKVGTGVPATPSTTEHNVSTLRISNTGVDPLNVNLQITGTFTLLSGPPAFTVAPGASSDVKVRFVGDNLPVQRGTLVVQSNDPQTPSTTIQLAGAWQPVYENNQEPNLDQLVRETLGFTTAFSTGGQSINQKGSVMAQGDEMLSPFWQRANTSQPVNVWQLAAYHTQNSTATLYWHSKADSAALQVLKHAPTSAQSILPRKDDGSVLAQANFTPTAATFGFRIDNSEWSDDTRNSQTADRRNGCVDPCGHHLRFYKAKNPAGQVMPNTYLLIMDYSGINYDYNDNVYLISNVQPAPFLIDTGVGAGASYTDPAGNVWTSDRDRNNVASFTPNTAVNEPATATSVEILGTDNDQLYRTYRGNVGGVTPRTLTYNIPLENGTYQLKLHFAELNWTTAGKRVFDVLVNGQVKISNLDIVAQAGGANTALVLPVPSVQVTNGKLNLAFAASVDYPSISGIEISR, encoded by the coding sequence ATGCAATCAACTGGAAGAATACTGAGAAATAGTGCGATGGCGACGGTGACGGCTCTGAGTCTGCTGGCATGTGACCGGAGCAGTGTGCCGGCGGCTGTAACGAAGATTACCGTCACGCCTCCAACAGTTACTTTGTTACCAAATGGCACACAGAAACTAGAAGCTAAAGTCGAGGGGGCTGGAAGCTTCGACCAGAGTGTAGTCTGGAGTACCAACGACCCACAGACTGCTACCGTGACACCGGATGGAATAGTCAAAGCTCTGAAAGTAGGAGCGGCAACCATCACGGCAAAATCAGTCAGTGATCCGAGTAAGACGGACTCCAGCAAGATCAGCGTGGTGGTCGGTGCAACCGTCTCCAAAATCGAGGTAACACCCACCACAGCTGCGATCAATGTGGGGAAAACTCAGCTCTTCACAGCCAAGGTGACCGGCACCGGGGAGTTTGGCGGAGTGGCGTGGAAGTCTAGTAATCCAGGGATTGCCAGCGTGGCCGAGGACGGCACGGTGACAGGTGTCGCAGCAGGACAGGCGACCATCACAGCGACGTCTACCCTGGACTCCACCAAGTCAGATTCTTCCCAGGTCACGGTCAGCCCTGTCGTGGTGGCTCAGCCGAACATCGTCCTCACGAACCTCGACGGTGGCCCGTTCCAGAACTGGCTCTCCTTCAGCAAGGTCGGCACCGGTGTGCCCGCTACTCCCTCGACCACGGAACACAATGTCTCGACCCTGCGGATCAGCAACACGGGGGTCGACCCGCTGAACGTGAACCTGCAGATTACGGGCACCTTCACACTCCTGTCTGGCCCCCCGGCGTTCACGGTTGCGCCCGGCGCCAGCAGCGATGTGAAGGTTCGGTTCGTCGGCGATAACCTGCCCGTCCAGCGAGGAACGTTGGTGGTGCAGAGCAACGATCCACAGACTCCCTCGACCACCATCCAGCTGGCCGGTGCCTGGCAGCCGGTCTACGAAAACAATCAGGAACCCAACCTGGATCAGCTGGTTCGCGAAACGCTGGGCTTCACCACAGCGTTCTCCACGGGCGGCCAGAGCATCAACCAGAAGGGCAGCGTCATGGCTCAGGGGGACGAGATGCTCTCGCCCTTCTGGCAGCGTGCCAATACGTCGCAGCCCGTGAATGTCTGGCAACTGGCCGCTTACCACACGCAGAATTCCACTGCCACCCTGTATTGGCACTCCAAGGCGGATTCGGCTGCCCTGCAAGTGCTGAAGCACGCACCGACCAGCGCCCAGTCGATTCTGCCCCGCAAGGACGACGGCTCGGTTCTGGCACAGGCCAACTTCACACCTACGGCGGCGACTTTCGGCTTCCGTATCGACAACAGCGAATGGAGCGACGACACGCGCAACAGTCAGACGGCCGACCGGAGAAACGGCTGCGTCGATCCCTGCGGTCATCATCTGAGGTTCTACAAGGCCAAGAATCCTGCTGGCCAGGTGATGCCGAACACCTATCTGCTGATCATGGATTACTCGGGGATCAACTACGACTACAACGACAACGTCTACCTGATCAGCAATGTCCAGCCGGCGCCCTTTCTGATCGACACCGGGGTCGGGGCGGGGGCCAGCTACACCGATCCAGCCGGCAACGTGTGGACATCCGACCGCGACAGGAACAACGTGGCGTCCTTTACGCCGAATACTGCAGTGAATGAGCCTGCCACGGCGACCAGCGTGGAGATCCTGGGCACCGACAACGACCAGCTGTACCGCACCTACCGTGGCAATGTCGGCGGCGTGACCCCGCGCACCCTGACCTACAACATCCCACTGGAAAACGGCACCTACCAGCTCAAACTGCACTTTGCCGAGCTGAACTGGACGACGGCCGGCAAGCGGGTCTTCGATGTCCTGGTAAACGGCCAGGTGAAAATCAGCAATCTCGACATCGTGGCCCAGGCCGGTGGCGCCAACACCGCCCTGGTGCTCCCAGTGCCGAGCGTCCAGGTGACCAACGGGAAGCTCAATCTGGCCTTCGCCGCCAGCGTGGATTATCCGTCGATCTCGGGCATCGAGATCTCCCGCTAG
- a CDS encoding UDP-glucuronic acid decarboxylase family protein: MRILLTGSAGFVGSHLVERFLHEGHSVIGVDNYLSGQPANTALFEHHPRFRFVQADVSLGIPAQQEPLDWVMHFASPASPPHYQQHPIATLMVGAQGTQHSLELARAHGARFFLASTSEVYGDPLVHPQPESYWGHVNPNGLRSCYDEAKRYAEAITMAYHRHHGVDTRIIRIFNTYGPRMRADDGRVITNFLHQALRGEALTVYGDGSQTRSFQYIDDLVEGIVRLMGTPYHEPVNLGNPDEFTMLELVRVVQEVLGRPLQIIHEAMPQDDPRQRQPDISRALELLGWRPAVALRDGLRLTLEQVRGAQVISQERRPSPHPA; this comes from the coding sequence ATGAGGATCCTGCTCACCGGCAGCGCCGGATTCGTCGGTTCCCACCTCGTCGAGCGCTTCCTGCACGAGGGGCATTCGGTGATCGGGGTCGACAACTACCTCAGCGGTCAGCCCGCCAACACCGCCCTCTTCGAGCATCATCCCCGCTTCCGCTTCGTGCAGGCCGACGTCAGCCTGGGCATTCCCGCCCAGCAGGAGCCGCTGGACTGGGTGATGCATTTCGCCAGCCCCGCCAGCCCCCCGCACTACCAGCAGCACCCCATCGCCACGCTGATGGTCGGGGCCCAGGGCACCCAGCACAGCCTGGAGCTGGCCCGCGCGCACGGCGCCCGCTTCTTCCTGGCGAGCACCAGCGAGGTCTACGGTGATCCCCTGGTGCATCCCCAGCCCGAAAGCTACTGGGGCCATGTCAACCCCAACGGCCTGAGAAGCTGCTACGACGAGGCCAAGCGCTACGCCGAGGCGATCACCATGGCCTACCACCGCCACCACGGGGTCGATACCCGGATCATCCGGATCTTCAACACCTATGGCCCCCGGATGCGGGCCGACGACGGCCGGGTCATCACGAATTTCCTGCATCAGGCGTTGCGCGGCGAGGCCCTCACGGTCTACGGCGACGGCAGCCAGACCCGCAGCTTCCAGTACATCGACGACCTCGTGGAGGGCATCGTGAGACTGATGGGCACCCCGTACCACGAACCCGTGAATCTGGGGAATCCGGACGAATTCACCATGCTCGAACTGGTGCGGGTCGTGCAGGAGGTGCTCGGACGGCCGCTGCAGATCATCCACGAGGCGATGCCGCAGGATGACCCCCGGCAGCGCCAGCCCGACATCAGCCGGGCCCTGGAACTGCTGGGCTGGCGTCCGGCAGTCGCCCTGCGGGACGGGCTGCGGCTCACGCTCGAGCAGGTGAGGGGCGCCCAGGTGATCAGTCAGGAGCGGCGGCCATCGCCCCACCCGGCCTGA
- a CDS encoding oligosaccharide flippase family protein: MASGSRPAGRAAAHARAGEGRPGDQSGAAAIAPPGLSLRANTLWMAGGQALRAGVQFLYFALIARALGSEQYGAFIAVTALIGILAPFASWGSGNLLIKHVARTPALFPTYWGSALLVTGLSSLLLTALVLGAAQFALPVGLPALLIVLIAVSDLGFARLLDLSGQAFQAYDLLSRTSALQLLLAVLRLVAAAALGLSGLPPSALSWAGLYLAASALSAGIGLWWVRRELGWGPLQVSPVLREFREGGAFALSLSAQSIYNDVDKTMLARLVSTEAAGVYAAGYRVIDAMFTPVRSLIYAAYARFFRVGQEGIARALAFALRLIPRALGFGILAAGAVVVAAPAIPLVFGEDFRPSVAVAQWLAPLLILRPLHYFFSDTLTSSGYQTERSALQFGVAGLNVLSNLYLIPRFGVQGAVWSSLLCDLTLLVLAAALVGWKRRLERQRPALAGDS; this comes from the coding sequence CTGGCGTCCGGCAGTCGCCCTGCGGGACGGGCTGCGGCTCACGCTCGAGCAGGTGAGGGGCGCCCAGGTGATCAGTCAGGAGCGGCGGCCATCGCCCCACCCGGCCTGAGTCTCCGGGCCAACACCCTCTGGATGGCCGGGGGGCAGGCCCTCAGGGCCGGTGTGCAGTTCCTCTATTTCGCCCTGATCGCCCGCGCCCTGGGCAGTGAGCAGTACGGGGCCTTCATCGCGGTGACCGCGCTGATCGGTATCCTGGCGCCCTTCGCCTCCTGGGGCAGTGGCAACCTGCTCATCAAGCACGTGGCCAGGACGCCGGCCCTGTTTCCCACCTACTGGGGCTCGGCCCTGCTGGTCACGGGTCTGTCGTCGCTGCTGCTGACCGCCCTGGTGCTGGGCGCCGCGCAGTTTGCCCTGCCGGTCGGCCTGCCGGCCCTGCTGATCGTGCTGATCGCGGTCTCGGATCTGGGCTTCGCGCGGCTGCTCGACCTGTCGGGCCAGGCCTTCCAGGCGTATGACCTGCTGAGCCGCACCTCGGCGCTGCAACTGCTGCTGGCCGTGCTGCGGCTGGTCGCGGCCGCCGCCCTGGGGCTGTCTGGCCTGCCGCCCAGCGCCCTGAGCTGGGCGGGGCTGTATCTGGCGGCCTCGGCCCTGTCGGCCGGGATCGGCCTGTGGTGGGTACGCCGGGAACTGGGCTGGGGGCCGCTGCAGGTGTCGCCGGTGCTACGGGAATTCCGCGAAGGCGGGGCGTTCGCCCTGAGCCTGAGCGCCCAGAGCATCTACAACGATGTCGACAAGACCATGCTGGCGCGGCTGGTGAGCACCGAGGCCGCCGGCGTCTACGCGGCCGGCTACCGGGTGATCGACGCCATGTTCACTCCCGTCCGTTCCCTGATCTATGCCGCCTACGCGCGCTTTTTTCGGGTGGGTCAGGAGGGGATCGCCCGCGCGCTGGCCTTCGCGCTGCGGCTGATCCCCAGGGCGCTGGGCTTCGGGATCCTGGCGGCCGGCGCCGTGGTGGTCGCGGCGCCGGCCATCCCGCTGGTCTTCGGGGAGGACTTCCGGCCCTCGGTGGCGGTGGCCCAGTGGCTGGCGCCGCTGCTGATCCTGCGGCCCCTGCACTACTTCTTCTCTGACACCCTGACGAGCTCGGGCTATCAGACGGAGCGCTCGGCGCTGCAGTTCGGGGTCGCCGGGCTGAACGTGCTGAGCAATCTGTACCTGATTCCCCGCTTCGGCGTCCAGGGCGCGGTGTGGTCCAGCCTGCTGTGTGACTTGACGCTGCTGGTGCTGGCGGCGGCGCTGGTGGGCTGGAAACGGCGACTGGAGCGGCAGCGTCCGGCCCTGGCGGGGGACTCGTGA
- a CDS encoding UDP-glucose dehydrogenase family protein, protein MHLNHPANVAVIGRGYVGLGTAGLLAHIGHTVTGIDIDEEKIAMLRQGHVPIHEPGLDDLLASQVERLTWTTDYSAVRDADVIFICVGTPPGLDGTPDLQYVVSAAASIARHLNSHSQIIVNKSTVPIGTGDYVQRLLEDHTPSFDPSRHFVVSNPEFLREGTALGDSLYPDRIVLGGQPQALDLMTQLYAPLIDQSFTAPTVAPRPEWFTRPAVVKTSLQSAEMIKYAANAFLALKISFANEISGLCERVGADIEEVAAGIGMDQRIGQRFLQAGLGWGGSCFGKDTQGLISAGREHQYDMPILQAAIDVNYRQRRVVIDKLLRHLKTVKGKRVSILGMAFKPNTDDLRDAPTHDLIVQLNRLGASVTAHDPIAMNRAAREWSHLSYTPAATVEEAFERADAIILATEWDEYINLDWNTLLATTRRPLVIDARNIIRRPINAQVEQVGRDAPRGERRRADVERS, encoded by the coding sequence ATGCACTTGAATCATCCAGCGAATGTCGCCGTCATCGGCAGAGGCTACGTCGGGCTCGGCACGGCCGGTCTGCTGGCCCACATCGGGCACACGGTGACCGGAATCGATATCGACGAGGAAAAAATTGCGATGTTGCGCCAGGGCCACGTCCCTATCCATGAACCGGGCCTGGACGATCTGCTGGCGAGCCAGGTCGAGCGCCTGACCTGGACGACCGACTACAGCGCCGTGCGCGACGCCGACGTCATCTTCATCTGCGTGGGAACGCCGCCGGGCCTGGACGGCACCCCTGATCTGCAATACGTCGTCAGTGCGGCCGCCAGCATCGCGCGTCACCTCAACAGCCACTCGCAGATCATCGTGAACAAGAGCACCGTTCCCATCGGCACGGGCGACTACGTTCAGCGGCTGCTGGAGGATCACACGCCGTCCTTCGACCCCAGCCGGCATTTCGTGGTCAGCAATCCCGAGTTCCTGCGCGAGGGCACCGCGCTGGGCGACAGCCTCTATCCCGACCGGATCGTCCTGGGTGGACAGCCGCAGGCCCTGGATCTGATGACGCAGCTGTACGCCCCCCTGATAGACCAGTCTTTCACGGCGCCGACCGTCGCGCCGCGCCCCGAGTGGTTCACCCGTCCGGCCGTGGTCAAGACTTCGCTGCAGAGCGCCGAGATGATCAAATACGCCGCCAACGCTTTCCTGGCCCTGAAGATCAGCTTCGCCAACGAGATTTCCGGACTGTGCGAGCGGGTCGGCGCCGACATTGAAGAGGTCGCGGCCGGGATCGGCATGGATCAGCGGATCGGGCAGCGCTTCCTGCAGGCCGGCCTGGGCTGGGGCGGGAGCTGCTTCGGCAAGGACACCCAGGGGCTGATCAGCGCCGGGCGGGAGCACCAGTACGACATGCCGATCCTGCAGGCGGCCATCGACGTCAACTACCGCCAGCGCCGGGTGGTCATCGACAAGTTGCTGAGACACCTCAAGACCGTCAAGGGCAAACGCGTCTCGATCCTGGGGATGGCTTTCAAGCCCAACACCGACGACCTGCGCGACGCACCCACCCACGACCTGATCGTCCAGCTGAACCGCCTGGGTGCCAGCGTGACCGCCCACGACCCGATTGCCATGAACCGCGCGGCCCGTGAGTGGAGCCATCTCAGCTACACTCCGGCGGCCACGGTCGAGGAAGCCTTCGAGCGCGCGGACGCGATCATCCTGGCGACCGAGTGGGACGAATACATCAACCTCGACTGGAACACCCTGCTGGCCACCACCCGCCGGCCGCTGGTCATCGACGCCCGCAATATCATCCGCCGGCCCATCAATGCTCAGGTGGAGCAGGTCGGACGGGATGCGCCACGCGGCGAGCGGCGCCGGGCGGATGTGGAGCGCTCCTGA